The Salminus brasiliensis chromosome 8, fSalBra1.hap2, whole genome shotgun sequence genome has a window encoding:
- the LOC140560783 gene encoding uncharacterized protein isoform X2, with protein sequence MQESTAKEKTHHCSECGKSFKNESTLKTHQRIHAEEKPFCCSDCENSFSDGDALKTHQHVHTDKMIYHCPECGKRFTQQSHLQKHQYIHTVENPYNCSECGKTFARPSRLREHRRIHTGEKPFCCSECGRSFNQQSHLQRHKYIHTGEKPYHCLECGKRFSDGGALRTHQRIHTGEKPYSCSDCGKSFNQQNNLHKHQYIHTGEKLFLCSDCGKSFIQLIQLQTHQRLHTGEKPYYCSECGKSFRHLTLRRMQESTANEKTHRCSECGKSFKNECTLKTHQRIHTGEKPFCCSDCGKSFTQLSSLLKHQRIHTGERPYPCSDCGKRFIAQSNLRNHRRIHTGEKPYECSDCGKRFIQQCNLQTHQRTHTGEKPYQCSECGKSFALQSGLQIHQYIHTGEKPYICLHCGKSFTKSDSLKTHQRIHTGEKPYCCSDCGRSFSRQSNLQEHQRLHTGEKPYRCSTCGKSFTAPSRLQQHLRIHTGEKPYQCSECQRSFTQQGSLQKHQRIHTGEKPYQCSECGKSFIQQNHLQIHQRIHTGEKPYHCSECKKSFRHFHTLKTHKCVKEEVMADDT encoded by the exons ATGCAGGAAAGTACAGCCAAGGAGAAAACTcaccactgctcagagtgtgggaagagcttCAAAAATGAAAGTActctcaaaacacaccagcgcattcacgcTGAAGAGAAACCGTTttgctgctcagactgtgagaacaGTTTTAGTGATGGAGATGctctcaaaacacaccagcacgTTCACACAGATAAGATGATATATCACTGcccagagtgtgggaagagatTCACTCAGCAGAGCCATCTCCAGAAGCACCAGTACATCCACACAGTAGAAAATCCATAcaactgctcagagtgtgggaagactTTCGCTCGACCCAGTCGTCTCCGAGAACACCGGCGCATTCACACTGGGGAGAAACCATTCTGTTGCTCAGAATGTGGGAGgagttttaatcaacagagtCATCTCCAAAGACACAAgtacattcacacaggagagaaaccctaTCACTGTTTAGAGTGTGGAAAGCGTTTTAGTGATGGGGGTGCTCTCAGAACacaccagcgtattcacacaggagagaaaccatactcctgctcagactgtggaaaaaGCTTTAATCAACAGAATAATCTCCATAAACATCAGTACATCCACACTGGAGAAAAGCTGTTTctctgctcagactgtggaaagagttttatcCAGCTGATTCAGCTCCAAACACACCAGCGCCTTCACACTGGGGAGAAACcgtattactgctcagagtgtgggaagagcttCAGGCACTTAA CTCTCAGAAGAATGCAGGAAAGTACAGCCAATGAGAAAACTCACcgctgctcagagtgtgggaaaagCTTCAAAAATGAATGCActctcaaaacacaccagcgcattcacacaggagagaagcctttttgctgctcagactgtgggaagagttttactcaACTGAGTAGTCTTCtaaaacaccagcgcattcacacaggagaaagGCCGTATCCCTGCTCCGACTGTGGGAAGAGGTTTATTGCGCAAAGTAATCTCCGAAATCACAGACGCATTCatactggagagaaaccgtacgagtgctcagactgtgggaagaggtTTATCCAGCAGTGTAATCTCCAAACACACCAGCGCactcacactggagagaaaccctatcagtgctcagagtgtgggaagagctttGCTCTACAGAGTGGTCTTCAGATACACCAGTACatccacacaggagagaaaccgtatatCTGTTTACattgtgggaagagttttaccaAGAGTGATTccctcaaaacacaccagcgcattcacacaggagagaagccgtacTGCTGCTCAGACTGCGGGAGGAGTTTTAGTCGACAAAGTAATCTCCAAGAACACCAGCGACTTCACACGGGGGAGAAGCCGTATCGCTGCTCAACCTGTGGGAAGAGCTTTACTGCACCCAGTAGACTCCAACAACATCTGCGCATCCACACAGGAGAAAAGCCGTATCAGTGCTCCGAGTGTCAGAGGAGTTTTACTCAACAGGGTAGTCTCCAAAAACACCAGCGAATacacactggagagaagccgtatcagtgctcagagtgtgggaagagtttcatTCAACAGAATCATCTCCAGATacatcagcgcattcacactggagagaaaccctaCCATTGTTCAGAGTGTAAGAAGAGCTTTAGGCATTTCCATACCTTAAAGACACACAAATGTGTTAAGGAGGAGGTGATGGCTGATGACACATGA
- the LOC140560783 gene encoding uncharacterized protein isoform X1 translates to MQESTANEKTHRCSECGKSFKNECTLKTHQRIHTGEKPFCCSDCGKSFTQLSSLLKHQRIHTGERPYPCSDCGKRFIAQSNLRNHRRIHTGEKPYECSDCGKRFIQQCNLQTHQRTHTGEKPYQCSECGKSFALQSGLQIHQYIHTGEKPYICLHCGKSFTKSDSLKTHQRIHTGEKPYCCSDCGRSFSRQSNLQEHQRLHTGEKPYRCSTCGKSFTAPSRLQQHLRIHTGEKPYQCSECQRSFTQQGSLQKHQRIHTGEKPYQCSECGKSFIQQNHLQIHQRIHTGEKPYHCSECKKSFRHFHTLKTHKCVKEEVMADDT, encoded by the coding sequence ATGCAGGAAAGTACAGCCAATGAGAAAACTCACcgctgctcagagtgtgggaaaagCTTCAAAAATGAATGCActctcaaaacacaccagcgcattcacacaggagagaagcctttttgctgctcagactgtgggaagagttttactcaACTGAGTAGTCTTCtaaaacaccagcgcattcacacaggagaaagGCCGTATCCCTGCTCCGACTGTGGGAAGAGGTTTATTGCGCAAAGTAATCTCCGAAATCACAGACGCATTCatactggagagaaaccgtacgagtgctcagactgtgggaagaggtTTATCCAGCAGTGTAATCTCCAAACACACCAGCGCactcacactggagagaaaccctatcagtgctcagagtgtgggaagagctttGCTCTACAGAGTGGTCTTCAGATACACCAGTACatccacacaggagagaaaccgtatatCTGTTTACattgtgggaagagttttaccaAGAGTGATTccctcaaaacacaccagcgcattcacacaggagagaagccgtacTGCTGCTCAGACTGCGGGAGGAGTTTTAGTCGACAAAGTAATCTCCAAGAACACCAGCGACTTCACACGGGGGAGAAGCCGTATCGCTGCTCAACCTGTGGGAAGAGCTTTACTGCACCCAGTAGACTCCAACAACATCTGCGCATCCACACAGGAGAAAAGCCGTATCAGTGCTCCGAGTGTCAGAGGAGTTTTACTCAACAGGGTAGTCTCCAAAAACACCAGCGAATacacactggagagaagccgtatcagtgctcagagtgtgggaagagtttcatTCAACAGAATCATCTCCAGATacatcagcgcattcacactggagagaaaccctaCCATTGTTCAGAGTGTAAGAAGAGCTTTAGGCATTTCCATACCTTAAAGACACACAAATGTGTTAAGGAGGAGGTGATGGCTGATGACACATGA
- the LOC140560785 gene encoding uncharacterized protein: MQKSTAKEKGHLCLECGQRFKKGGLVCSGEKQYRCSECGKSFETEGSLKVHERGPKLYECSECGRRFTRQSHLQAHQRIHTGEKPYYCSDCGKRFTAQGGLQKHQRVHTGEKPFICSECGKRFSDRCNLQRHLRIHTGEKPFRCSDCGKSFTRQSHLQEHQYVHTGEKPFNCSECGKSFNQQGYLQIHQRIHTGEKPYYCSECGTSFRHSNTLKMHKCNKSERTYHCLECGKSFKNGCTLRTHQRTHTGEKPYQCSVCGKCFSQPSSLRKHQRFHTGEKPYYCSDCGKRFALQGHLQRHQRIHTGEKPYYCSDCGKSFIDKGILKTHQRIHTGDKPFDCPICGKSFTQKGGLLRHQHIHTGEKPFQCSDCGESFTQQSSLQRHQHIHTVKPYHCSQCGKSFTRQDNFQTHQYIHTGEKPFHCSDCGKSFKNGNNLKVHQRIHTGEKPYHCSDCEKSFTQLNHLKVHQRVHAGEKPYHCSDCEKSFTQLNHLKVHQRIHAGEKLYHCSDCEKSFTQLNNLQRHQRIHTRENPCHCSVCGKVFRYSKTLNKHKCAKKEDASL; this comes from the exons ATGCAGAAAAGTACAGCCAAGGAGAAAGGTCACCTCTGCTTGGAGTGTGGACAGCGTTTCAAAAAGGGAGGCCTTGTTTGCTCAGGAGAGAAGCAGTAtcgctgctcagagtgtgggaagagcttCGAAACTGAAGGTTCCCTCAAAGTACATGAGCGAGGACCGAAGCTGTACgagtgctcagagtgtgggaggCGTTTTACTCGCCAGAGTCATCTCCaagcacaccagcgcattcacactggagagaaaccgtattactgttcagactgtgggaagagatTCACTGCCCAGGGTGGTCTCCAAAAACACCAGCgtgttcacacaggagagaaaccctttatctgctcagagtgtgggaagaggtTCAGTGACCGATGTAATCTCCAAAGACATctgcgcattcacacaggagaaaagcCGTTTcgctgctcagactgtgggaagagttttactcgGCAGAGTCATCTCCAAGAACATCAGTACGTCCACACAGGCGAGAAACCATTTAACTGCTCAGAATGTGGAAAGAGCTTTAATCAACAGGGTTATCTCCAaatacaccagcgcattcacactggagagaagccgTATTACTGCTCTGAGTGCGGGACGAGCTTCAGACATTCCAATACTTTAAAGATGCATAAGTGCAATAAGAGTGAG AGAACTTACCACTGTTTAGAGTGTGGGAAAAGTTTTAAAAATGGATGTACTCTCAGAACACaccagcgcacacacacaggagagaaaccgtatcaatGCTCGGTTTGTGGGAAGTGTTTTTCGCAGCCAAGTAGTCTTCGAAAACACCAGCGttttcacacaggagagaaaccgtattactgctcagactgtgggaaaagGTTTGCATTACAGGGTCATCTTCAACGACATCAGCGCATTCATACTGGAGAAAAACCATATTACTGTTCAGattgtgggaagagttttataGACAAAGGTATTCTTAAAACacatcagcgcattcacactggagataAGCCATTTGATTGCCCTAtatgtgggaagagttttactcaAAAGGGTGGTCTTCTAAGGCATCAgcacattcacactggagagaaaccatttCAGTGCTCAGATTGTGGAGAAAGCTTTACTCAGCAGAGCAGTCTCCAAAGACATCAGCACATTCACACTgtgaaaccgtatcactgctcacagtgtgggaagagttttactcgGCAGGATAATTTCCAAACACACCAGTACATCCACACAGGAGAAAAGCCGTTTCActgttcagactgtgggaagagttttaaaaatggaaataaCCTCAAagtacaccagcgcattcacacaggagagaaaccgtatcactgctcagactgtgagaagagttttacCCAACTGAACCATCTCAAAGTACACCAGCGCGTTCAcgctggagagaaaccgtatcactgctcagactgtgagaagagttttacCCAACTGAACCATCTCAAagtacaccagcgcattcacgcTGGAGAGAAActgtatcactgctcagactgtgagaagagttttacCCAACTGAATAATCTCCAaagacaccagcgcattcacactagAGAAAATCCATGTCACTGCTCAGTCTGTGGAAAGGTCTTCAGGTATTCCAAAactttaaataaacacaaatgtgcTAAAAAGGAAGATGCCAGTTTATGA
- the LOC140560782 gene encoding uncharacterized protein yields MASSTQQTFASSLCSIAAHRRKQKKSATRRSHHNSESGYGKKTHKEIHTGEKPYLCSDCGKTFTQQCNLRRHQRIHTGETLYVCSECGKRFTREGHLQEHQRIHTGEKPHQCSMCGKSFSNQSNLKKHQQIHTGEKPYQCSECGKSFTQQRNFHRHQRVHTGERPYVCSDCGKRFTRQGHLQEHQRIHTGEKLYHCSMCGKGFSKQNNLKNHLRIHTGERPYICSECGKTFTERTHLQKHQRIHAEERPYHCSECGKSFADQGSLHKHQRIHTGEKPYHCSECWKSFTAQSHFQEHQRIHTGERPYHCSECGKSFTERGTFKKHQRIHTGEKPYYCSECRKSFRHSSTLKTHKCIR; encoded by the coding sequence ATGGCATCCAGTACACAGCAAACATTTGCTAGTAGTCTGTGCAGTATCGCTGCTCACAGAAGAAAGCAGAAAAAGTCAGCAACGAGGAGAAGTCACCACAActctgaaagtggatatgggaAGAAAACTCACAAGGagattcacacaggagagaaaccgtatctgTGCTCCGACTGTGGGAAAACCTTTACTCAACAGTGTAATCTCCGcagacaccagcgcattcacacaggtgAGACGCTGTATgtctgctcagagtgtgggaagagatTTACTCGAGAGGGTCATCTCCAAGAACATCAGCGCATCCACACTGGTGAAAAGCCCCATCAGTGCTCAatgtgtgggaagagtttcagCAACCAAAGTAATCTAAAGAAAcaccagcagattcacacaggagagaaaccgtatcagtgttctgagtgtgggaagagttttacacaACAGCGTAATTTCCATAGACACCAGCgtgttcacacaggagagaggcCGTATGTCTGCTCAGATTGTGGGAAGAGATTTACTCGACAGGGTCATCTCCAAGAACATCAGCGCATCCATACTGGTGAAAAGCTTTACCACTGCTCAATGTGTGGGAAGGGTTTTAGTAAACAAAATAATCTAAAGAATCACctgcgcattcacactggagagaggcCGTATATCTGCTCCGAGTGTGGAAAGACCTTTACTGAACGGACTCATCTCcaaaaacaccagcgcattcacgcTGAGGAAAGGCCGTaccactgctcagagtgtgggaaaagCTTTGCTGATCAGGGTAGTCTTCATAAacaccagcgtattcacactggagagaaaccgtatcactgctctgAATGTTGGAAGAGTTTTACTGCACAAAGTCATTTCCAggaacaccagcgcattcacacggGTGAAAGGCCGTATCACTGCTCCGAGTGCGGGAAGAGCTTTACTGAACGAGGCACTTTTaaaaaacaccagcgcattcacactggagagaagccatattactgctcagagtgCAGGAAGAGCTTCAGACATTCAAGTACTTTAAAGACACACAAATGCATACGTTGA